The sequence CATTTGTCACTGCAGTTACAGCCCCACACTGAGTATGTCCAAGCACCACAAAGACAGGGGTGTTTACATGAGCCAGGCCGTATTCAACAGATCCTGCTTCATCAACATCCAGCACATTTCCGGCCACACGAATAACAAAAATATCCATGATTCCGGCATCAAAGAGAATCTCAACAGGAACCCTGGAGTCAGAGCAAGCGATTATGGTTGCATAGGCGTAGTCTCCCTGATCTTCTTTGCCGGCCAGGGCCAGTCGGGCAGCATCAAGATGGGGTTGAGTGGATTTACCGTTAACAAAACGCTCGTTACCGGCTTTGAGCAAGGCTATTGCCTCATCCGGACTTGGCTTGGCTGCTTTTGTGCCACTGGCCAGAACTGGACCTGTGGTGAGAGCCACGAAGCAAAAAGCTGTTACAATTGATTTTAAAAATTTTGTGTTCATTACATTCCTCCTTTGAAATATTAGTTGCTGTAAGTAAAATCCGTTTTTCAATAGCCCAGGTCGTCTATAACAAAAAAACTGATTGTGCCCTGGCGTAAAGAGCATCGTTTGGCTCGGTTGTTCTTGTTGGTCGATAAGCTGTCGATTTTAAAGCATTTAATTGCTTCAACTCTGTCCTGAGTAAACTTTCCATAGCTGATAACAATAGTAGGTATATCTCTCCTGAAGCTCCTTAAAAAGATGCTGAAACAGTGCTATTGTATAGCTGTTGATACGGCCCTATTCCTCAGTGTCCATTTAAACTGTCTTTTGTCAGCATTTTTTTAGTCAGAATGGAGTGCCTGATGCAGTTCAATTTTATTGGAAACCATCAATTTTTTG comes from Desulfocapsa sulfexigens DSM 10523 and encodes:
- a CDS encoding carbonic anhydrase — its product is MNTKFLKSIVTAFCFVALTTGPVLASGTKAAKPSPDEAIALLKAGNERFVNGKSTQPHLDAARLALAGKEDQGDYAYATIIACSDSRVPVEILFDAGIMDIFVIRVAGNVLDVDEAGSVEYGLAHVNTPVFVVLGHTQCGAVTAVTNAVQGHGHPLERNIPTLVDNIIPAVKKAIADNPTAHGADVIPYAIEENIWQGMEDLFMKSPVSRDLVNSGKAKVVGAIYDVSTGKVNWLPEAKTTEILKKVEANPNRAMDAMAK